One window from the genome of Echinicola vietnamensis DSM 17526 encodes:
- the nadD gene encoding nicotinate (nicotinamide) nucleotide adenylyltransferase, whose protein sequence is MKVGLFFGSFNPIHIGHLIIANVMQDRTDLDEVWFVVSPQNPFKKRKALLHEFDRLRMVELAIEGNYRFRANDVEFHMPKPSYTIDTLTYLSEKHPQHEFKLIIGGDNLTHFHKWKNSAQILEQYGLYVYPRPGESVTYDHVNVRHVEAPLIDISATFIRKSVEAGKSVTYLLPPLVEDYIKGKKFFV, encoded by the coding sequence GTGAAGGTAGGTTTATTTTTCGGTTCGTTTAATCCCATTCACATTGGACATTTGATCATTGCCAATGTCATGCAGGACAGGACTGACCTGGATGAAGTGTGGTTTGTGGTCTCTCCCCAAAATCCCTTTAAAAAACGTAAAGCATTGCTACACGAGTTTGATCGGCTTCGAATGGTCGAGTTGGCCATTGAGGGGAATTATCGCTTCCGTGCCAATGACGTAGAGTTTCACATGCCCAAGCCCAGTTATACGATTGATACCCTTACCTACCTTTCCGAAAAGCATCCACAGCATGAGTTCAAGTTGATCATAGGAGGTGATAACTTGACCCATTTCCATAAATGGAAAAATAGCGCACAGATACTGGAGCAGTACGGGCTCTATGTCTATCCACGGCCGGGAGAATCGGTTACGTATGATCATGTGAATGTCCGTCACGTGGAAGCACCTTTGATCGACATCTCCGCGACGTTTATTCGAAAGTCCGTCGAGGCGGGCAAATCGGTGACCTATCTGCTACCTCCATTGGTGGAAGATTACATCAAGGGGAAAAAGTTTTTTGTTTGA
- a CDS encoding vanadium-dependent haloperoxidase yields MKRINFHLLYCFLLATLASCQSDKQHIPELPTKYIGEVTQEMTELMIHDVTNPPLAARFFSYACITGYEITSQNDSSLHDLHGILNQYPAIQKPTDFPEQSYQLSAVLGMIQTAKTIQPSGTELQRYEDALLDSCRKMGFPEETIQQSLAYAKAMTKAVLEYAKADGYNLISNYPRYTPLGTPGSWYPTPPGYFAPVEPYFETVRPFFLDSAAQFKPLPPIAFAETKDSEFYKITKEVYDVDMSEKNKEIAAFWDCNPFALQDNGHLMVGMKKISPGAHWMGITNIACQKAKSSFSESMKIHTMVATTLMDGFIACWDEKYRSNRIRPETAIRKYIDPTWTPFLQTPPFPEYLSGHSTISTAAAAVLTHYFGDNFSYSDTVEERYGLKARSYTSFNQAANEAAISRLYGGIHFMDAITRGQKQGREVGAWVIDKLPQTDLDAAQAAKN; encoded by the coding sequence ATGAAACGAATAAACTTTCACTTACTATATTGCTTTCTGCTGGCCACCTTGGCAAGTTGCCAGTCAGACAAACAGCACATCCCTGAATTGCCGACCAAGTACATCGGAGAGGTAACACAGGAAATGACCGAACTGATGATCCATGATGTCACTAATCCACCCTTGGCCGCTCGGTTTTTTTCCTATGCTTGCATTACGGGATATGAAATCACTTCTCAAAATGACTCCTCCCTCCATGATCTCCACGGCATCCTTAACCAATATCCTGCCATCCAAAAGCCTACTGATTTCCCAGAGCAATCATACCAGCTGAGCGCTGTCCTGGGCATGATCCAAACGGCCAAAACCATCCAGCCCTCCGGCACGGAGCTTCAAAGGTATGAGGATGCGCTACTGGACAGCTGTCGGAAAATGGGCTTTCCAGAAGAGACCATTCAGCAGTCATTGGCCTATGCCAAAGCCATGACAAAGGCCGTACTTGAATACGCCAAGGCAGATGGGTATAACCTCATCAGTAATTATCCGCGTTACACCCCGCTGGGCACGCCGGGCAGCTGGTACCCGACTCCTCCCGGATACTTTGCTCCCGTGGAACCATATTTTGAAACGGTAAGGCCTTTTTTCTTGGACTCCGCCGCGCAGTTCAAGCCTTTGCCGCCCATCGCATTTGCAGAAACCAAAGACTCTGAGTTCTACAAAATCACCAAGGAAGTCTATGATGTAGACATGTCGGAAAAGAACAAGGAAATCGCGGCATTTTGGGACTGCAATCCCTTTGCTTTACAGGATAACGGCCATCTCATGGTGGGCATGAAAAAAATCTCCCCCGGTGCCCACTGGATGGGCATCACCAATATCGCCTGCCAAAAAGCCAAAAGTTCCTTTTCGGAATCCATGAAAATCCACACCATGGTGGCCACTACCTTGATGGATGGATTTATCGCCTGCTGGGATGAAAAGTACCGAAGCAATCGCATACGACCGGAAACAGCCATTCGAAAATACATCGACCCCACGTGGACCCCTTTCTTGCAGACTCCTCCCTTTCCGGAATACCTGAGTGGACACAGCACTATTTCCACCGCTGCTGCGGCGGTTTTGACGCATTATTTTGGAGACAATTTCAGTTACTCGGACACGGTGGAAGAGCGATACGGGCTTAAGGCCAGAAGCTACACGAGCTTTAACCAAGCAGCGAATGAAGCGGCCATTTCCCGGCTTTATGGAGGTATTCACTTTATGGACGCCATCACAAGGGGCCAAAAGCAAGGACGTGAAGTCGGTGCTTGGGTCATCGACAAGCTCCCACAAACTGATTTAGACGCTGCCCAAGCAGCTAAAAATTGA
- the gmk gene encoding guanylate kinase, translating into MSSGKAFIFSAPSGSGKTTIVKHLLSSRNDLGFSISACTRDKRGRHEVHGKDYYFLSPQEFKQKIDDDEFIEWEEVYEGNFYGTLKSEIQRIWDSGKHVIFDVDVKGGLQLKEYFGDKALAVFVKVPSLDTLEERLKDRGTESEESLSRRIYKAKFEMSFEDQFDVTLVNDHMEKSFKEAEKLINAFIEK; encoded by the coding sequence ATGTCTTCAGGAAAAGCTTTTATTTTTTCGGCCCCATCGGGTTCCGGAAAGACGACTATTGTCAAACACCTTCTTTCCTCCCGAAATGATTTGGGATTTTCGATATCCGCCTGCACCAGGGATAAGCGTGGACGCCACGAGGTGCATGGAAAGGACTATTATTTTCTGTCTCCCCAAGAATTCAAGCAAAAAATTGATGATGATGAATTTATCGAATGGGAAGAGGTCTACGAAGGGAATTTTTATGGCACCCTAAAATCTGAAATCCAACGTATCTGGGACAGTGGCAAGCATGTAATCTTTGATGTGGATGTCAAAGGAGGGCTTCAGCTCAAGGAATATTTCGGTGATAAGGCATTGGCGGTCTTCGTAAAGGTACCTTCACTGGATACGCTGGAAGAGCGGCTCAAGGATCGTGGCACGGAGTCGGAAGAAAGCCTGTCACGGCGAATCTACAAGGCGAAGTTTGAGATGTCTTTTGAGGACCAGTTTGACGTGACACTCGTCAATGACCATATGGAAAAGTCCTTTAAAGAGGCAGAAAAGTTAATCAATGCATTCATTGAGAAATAA
- a CDS encoding RagB/SusD family nutrient uptake outer membrane protein, whose translation MNKFKNITYLCLLAVSLWILSSCNADFVNTSPLDEVSEEDVWSDPALAEAAVTGTYVGLGQGGFDEQMLASLTDEAIFTHPGRDITVITESRSNPAAPGWINNTLEWGNMYSYIRACNVAIENLTEPLLTDQDLVDRLMGEAKFMRAYYSHQLLRYYGGFPIVDRAYELGEESYEIPRNTWEECINFIVGDLDEAAALLEGKSMDSGRASRMAALALKSRVLLYAASDLHDIPTASSNSSLISGYANPEYLGYTSGDRMSRWQRAKDAAKAVLDNDQGNLLNLSGPVSHEEGIQNYMNNSLSKNGGEEELIFARYFINAKQENGGRQGLFNGPNGYNNWAGNTPIQHFVDDYEMMDGTEFDWDNPEHAEAPYENRDARFYASLLYDGAQWKPRSSANQPKDPLGQIQTGQYEIMQNGSVGTHFGLDTRNSSIEDWNGSYTGYYFRKFIDPDPSIVDQNTWQEIPWPFLRYTEAVLNYVEACIELGQEEEARTWLNRIRYRVGMPAINDSGEALVERYRNERRIEMAYEEQRYHDCRRWMIPEETLGRKANGINVVGTFKPGQSLDLYRYDPEIYNYSYEVTPIDPGKEDRQWLDKMYYLPIHFNEMNRNAKLVQNPGYTE comes from the coding sequence ATGAACAAATTCAAAAATATAACCTATCTGTGCCTCTTGGCGGTCAGCTTATGGATATTATCCAGTTGTAATGCTGATTTTGTCAATACCAGCCCACTGGATGAGGTATCAGAAGAAGATGTATGGTCGGATCCGGCACTGGCCGAAGCAGCGGTCACAGGAACCTACGTAGGGCTCGGCCAAGGGGGATTTGACGAACAAATGCTCGCCTCCCTTACCGATGAAGCCATCTTTACCCACCCAGGCAGAGACATTACCGTTATTACGGAATCCAGGTCCAATCCTGCCGCTCCAGGCTGGATCAACAACACCTTGGAATGGGGCAATATGTACAGTTATATCCGCGCCTGTAATGTCGCCATCGAGAACCTAACAGAGCCACTGCTGACAGACCAGGATTTGGTGGACCGGTTGATGGGCGAAGCCAAGTTTATGCGGGCCTATTACAGTCATCAGCTGTTGCGCTACTACGGTGGTTTCCCGATTGTGGACCGGGCTTATGAGTTGGGCGAAGAATCCTACGAAATTCCCCGGAATACTTGGGAAGAGTGTATCAACTTCATCGTAGGTGACCTCGACGAAGCCGCAGCTCTGCTGGAAGGAAAATCCATGGATTCCGGCCGGGCAAGTAGAATGGCTGCCTTGGCCCTGAAATCAAGGGTACTGCTTTATGCAGCCAGTGACCTCCACGACATCCCTACGGCTTCCAGTAATTCCAGCCTGATCTCAGGTTATGCCAATCCTGAATACCTTGGATACACCTCTGGTGACCGCATGTCCAGATGGCAACGGGCAAAAGATGCCGCCAAAGCGGTTTTGGACAATGACCAAGGCAACTTGCTCAACCTATCGGGCCCCGTCTCCCACGAGGAAGGCATTCAGAATTACATGAACAATTCCCTTTCCAAAAATGGCGGGGAAGAAGAGCTGATCTTTGCCAGGTATTTCATCAATGCCAAGCAGGAAAACGGGGGTCGTCAAGGCCTCTTCAACGGCCCCAACGGCTATAACAACTGGGCAGGGAACACTCCCATCCAGCATTTTGTGGACGATTATGAAATGATGGACGGTACCGAATTTGACTGGGACAATCCGGAACATGCGGAAGCTCCTTATGAAAACCGGGATGCCCGTTTCTACGCTTCCTTGCTCTATGATGGTGCGCAGTGGAAGCCCAGATCTTCAGCCAACCAACCAAAGGATCCCTTAGGACAGATCCAGACCGGCCAATATGAGATCATGCAAAATGGTTCGGTAGGAACGCACTTCGGACTGGATACCCGAAATAGTTCTATTGAAGACTGGAACGGTTCATATACGGGGTATTATTTCCGCAAATTTATTGACCCCGATCCTTCTATCGTGGATCAAAATACTTGGCAAGAAATTCCTTGGCCGTTCTTGCGCTACACAGAAGCGGTGCTGAATTACGTAGAAGCCTGTATCGAACTTGGGCAGGAAGAAGAGGCCCGCACTTGGCTAAACAGGATTCGCTACCGGGTGGGCATGCCTGCCATCAACGACTCCGGTGAAGCCCTTGTAGAGCGCTATCGAAATGAGCGACGCATTGAAATGGCCTATGAAGAACAGCGCTACCATGACTGCCGACGTTGGATGATCCCTGAAGAGACCCTGGGAAGAAAAGCAAATGGCATCAACGTGGTAGGGACTTTCAAACCCGGACAGAGTCTGGACCTCTATCGATATGATCCTGAAATCTATAACTATTCCTACGAGGTCACACCGATAGACCCTGGTAAAGAAGACCGGCAATGGCTGGATAAAATGTACTACTTGCCAATTCACTTCAATGAGATGAACAGAAACGCAAAACTTGTCCAGAATCCTGGATACACTGAATAA
- a CDS encoding sigma-70 family RNA polymerase sigma factor: MSEVQKKKYSDKEKNNIFDHEFMPHIDSMYNFAFRLTFDEDDAKDLVQDTYLKAYRFINSFEQGTNAKAWLFRILKNSFINEYRKKSKQPSKVDYQEVETYYNSDSVDYNITSDLRVDAVKDMLGDEISNALNSLAVDFRTVIILCDLEGFTYEEMAKILDIPIGTVRSRLHRARNLLKEKLHSYAKDMGYDADED, from the coding sequence ATGTCTGAGGTACAAAAGAAAAAATATTCCGACAAGGAGAAGAATAACATCTTCGATCATGAGTTTATGCCTCACATAGACTCGATGTATAATTTTGCCTTCAGGCTTACATTTGACGAGGATGATGCCAAGGATTTGGTGCAGGACACTTACCTTAAGGCGTACCGTTTTATCAATTCTTTTGAGCAAGGGACCAATGCAAAAGCGTGGCTGTTCAGGATATTGAAAAACAGTTTTATCAACGAATACAGGAAGAAAAGCAAGCAGCCATCCAAGGTTGATTATCAAGAGGTTGAAACTTATTATAACTCAGATAGTGTTGATTACAATATTACCTCTGATCTGAGGGTGGATGCGGTCAAGGACATGCTAGGGGATGAGATATCCAATGCCCTGAACAGTTTGGCCGTAGACTTCAGGACAGTGATCATATTGTGTGACCTGGAAGGGTTTACCTACGAGGAAATGGCCAAGATTTTGGACATTCCGATCGGAACCGTAAGGTCAAGATTGCACCGTGCCCGGAACTTATTGAAGGAGAAATTGCATTCTTATGCAAAGGACATGGGGTATGATGCTGATGAAGATTGA
- a CDS encoding lysophospholipid acyltransferase family protein: MFAFRLISYLPLWSLYIVSDCFFLIAYHLVGYRKKEVWTNLKNAFPEKSDQELKKIMRKFYRNLTDSFAETIKLMTMGKAEIEKRFQLENMDLLRNLLEKEQVIVGLTSHFFNWEGHPLSVRALVDERIEIVYQKVSNPFFEKLMKTIRSRFGGYLVEKSQFQRHFIKHRAHPRLIGLAADQRPNREDQRYHAQFMHRETGFFEGAEKLAKRFDLTVIFSEVHKLKRGHYKFTYRFVAEPPHDMREHSITDQFITLVEKNIREEPALYLWSHNRWKNS, translated from the coding sequence ATGTTTGCATTTCGCTTAATTTCTTATCTCCCGCTTTGGAGCCTTTATATTGTTTCTGACTGCTTCTTTCTGATCGCTTACCATTTGGTCGGTTATCGCAAAAAAGAGGTGTGGACCAACCTCAAAAATGCTTTCCCAGAAAAGTCGGACCAAGAGCTGAAAAAAATCATGCGGAAGTTTTACCGTAACCTTACCGATTCCTTCGCGGAGACCATTAAGCTCATGACCATGGGAAAGGCCGAAATCGAAAAACGGTTCCAGTTAGAAAACATGGACTTACTGCGTAACCTTCTGGAGAAAGAGCAAGTCATCGTTGGGCTTACGTCACATTTTTTCAACTGGGAAGGGCACCCTCTGTCCGTGCGGGCACTGGTGGACGAACGGATCGAAATCGTCTATCAAAAAGTGAGCAATCCATTTTTCGAAAAACTCATGAAAACCATCAGAAGTCGCTTTGGTGGTTATTTGGTGGAGAAAAGTCAGTTTCAGCGGCATTTTATCAAACATCGGGCCCACCCTCGCCTCATAGGCTTGGCCGCAGACCAACGCCCCAACCGGGAAGACCAACGCTATCACGCCCAATTCATGCACCGGGAAACAGGATTCTTCGAAGGAGCCGAAAAGCTTGCCAAGCGGTTTGACCTGACCGTTATTTTCTCCGAGGTCCACAAACTAAAACGTGGCCATTATAAATTCACTTACCGCTTTGTCGCCGAACCACCTCACGACATGCGCGAACATAGCATTACAGACCAGTTTATCACCTTGGTAGAAAAAAATATACGCGAAGAGCCCGCCCTATACCTCTGGTCGCACAACCGCTGGAAAAACAGCTGA
- a CDS encoding VCBS repeat-containing protein — translation MLKLYLKVAFLVILSGLLLRCTQPKESPAPEKPSLFSLLPPSQTHVTFQNKLTEGLNTNVLMYEYFYNGGGVAIGDVNGDGLDDIYFSGNMIANKLYLNKGDMTFEDITTSSGTAGRNGPWKTGVTMADVNGDGKLDIYVCYSGNLRPEKRKNELYINQGNDQNGIPKFSEEASTYGLASTSTSTQGIFFDYDQDGDLDMFLLNHNHKSLPILDEASTAAILKEKDPAGSQLFRNDKGKFTEVTEAAGIQNSALSYGLGAGAADINGDGWTDLYICNDYTAPDFLYINNQDGTFIDRIGSSMGHTSHFSMGNDVADVNNDGLPDLFTLDMLPEDNKRQKLLMAPDNYEKFDFKVDMGFHHQYMRNMLQVNNGNSTFSEIGQLSGISNTDWSWSAQFADFDNDGWKDLYITNGYLRDYTNMDFLKFMGDYVQNNDGNIRRQNVLDLVKQIPSSNLHNYMFKNNGDLTFKKVSSSWGVDYSSNSNGAAYADLDNDGDLDLVVNNINLEAFIFENKANQQLDHHYLKIQLAGEKANKYGLGAQVTLFKGNQAMYQEQMPSRGYQSSVSPVLHFGLGNADFVDSIQVHWLNGKTQTVRNVETNQLITLRESEAENRAPHRQAPTPLFTETAPPLDIKLAQNQLNDFKRQPLIVNPLSFESPSMAKADVNGDGKEDIYVGAGAGDVSKLFIQQANGQFIVSNNGDFALDKDSEDSHAAFADVNGDGFPDLYVCSGGYGNFMPTDPKLQDRLYINDGKGQFKKQSSALPKMLTSTSCATFLDVNGDQAMDIFVGGRTVPGRYPETPRSYLLVNDGHGKYTDQTSTISPALTHPGMITDAAVTDLNLDGQPELVTVGEWLPIQVFGLEQGKLAEVTDQYFDKKYSGWWNTIHVADLNGDQKPDLVFGNQGTNTQIHASDDEPASLIYKDFDENGSLDPILCCYIQGENYPYVTRDELLDQMAKMRTRFPDYKSYADAKLSDIFTEDELENSQKLIANQLKTALFLSNPSGKLKMGKLPIQTQSAPVMAIASGDMNRDGHQDLLLCGNIQKARLRFGKYDANYGLMLLGDGNGNFKSLPQASSGFALKGDVRSILQCGDQWLFGINQKGIVAYAPTQKK, via the coding sequence ATGCTTAAACTATACCTCAAGGTGGCTTTTCTAGTCATTCTCAGCGGGCTGCTCTTACGATGTACCCAACCAAAAGAATCCCCTGCTCCTGAAAAGCCATCACTTTTCTCTTTGCTTCCGCCCTCCCAAACCCATGTCACCTTCCAAAATAAACTTACCGAAGGGCTGAACACCAATGTCCTGATGTACGAATATTTTTACAACGGTGGTGGTGTCGCCATCGGCGACGTGAATGGGGACGGCTTGGATGACATTTATTTTTCAGGCAATATGATCGCCAACAAACTCTACCTGAACAAGGGCGACATGACCTTTGAAGACATTACCACCAGCTCTGGCACGGCAGGCAGAAATGGCCCATGGAAAACGGGCGTCACGATGGCCGACGTCAACGGAGACGGCAAACTCGACATATACGTTTGCTATTCTGGAAACCTACGACCGGAAAAACGAAAAAATGAGCTTTACATTAACCAAGGAAATGACCAAAACGGTATTCCGAAATTTTCGGAAGAAGCATCCACATACGGCTTAGCGAGCACCTCTACCAGTACCCAGGGGATCTTCTTTGACTATGACCAGGACGGTGACCTGGACATGTTCCTTCTCAATCACAACCACAAGTCACTGCCCATCCTCGATGAAGCCAGTACCGCTGCCATCTTGAAAGAAAAAGATCCTGCAGGATCACAGCTTTTCAGAAACGACAAGGGGAAGTTTACAGAAGTAACGGAAGCCGCAGGCATCCAAAATTCGGCCCTTTCCTATGGGCTGGGCGCAGGAGCGGCTGACATCAACGGCGATGGCTGGACAGACCTTTACATCTGTAATGATTACACCGCCCCGGATTTTTTATACATTAACAACCAAGACGGTACCTTCATCGACCGGATTGGCAGCAGCATGGGGCATACTTCCCACTTTTCCATGGGCAATGATGTCGCCGATGTAAACAACGATGGTCTCCCCGACCTTTTTACGTTGGATATGCTCCCTGAAGACAACAAGCGCCAAAAGCTGCTGATGGCTCCGGACAATTATGAGAAATTTGACTTTAAAGTGGACATGGGCTTCCATCATCAATATATGCGGAACATGCTTCAGGTCAATAACGGCAACAGCACTTTTAGCGAAATCGGCCAATTATCGGGCATATCCAACACCGACTGGAGTTGGTCAGCCCAATTCGCAGACTTTGACAATGACGGGTGGAAGGACCTTTACATCACCAATGGCTACTTGCGCGATTACACCAACATGGACTTCCTGAAGTTTATGGGAGATTATGTCCAAAACAATGATGGCAATATCAGACGGCAAAACGTGCTGGACCTTGTCAAGCAAATCCCTTCCTCCAACCTCCACAATTACATGTTCAAAAACAACGGTGACCTGACATTCAAAAAGGTCAGTAGCAGTTGGGGAGTGGACTATTCATCCAACAGCAATGGGGCCGCCTATGCTGACCTTGACAATGACGGCGACCTTGACCTTGTGGTGAACAACATCAACTTGGAAGCTTTTATCTTTGAGAACAAGGCAAACCAGCAGCTGGACCACCATTACCTAAAAATCCAGCTAGCAGGCGAAAAAGCAAACAAATACGGGCTGGGAGCACAGGTAACGCTATTCAAGGGAAACCAGGCCATGTACCAAGAGCAAATGCCTTCCCGTGGCTATCAATCCAGTGTTTCACCCGTCCTTCATTTCGGACTGGGCAATGCCGACTTCGTCGATTCCATCCAAGTACACTGGCTGAACGGCAAAACCCAAACCGTTCGCAATGTAGAAACCAACCAACTGATCACCTTGCGCGAATCGGAAGCGGAAAACCGGGCGCCGCATCGTCAGGCGCCCACTCCGCTCTTTACCGAAACAGCTCCCCCTCTGGATATAAAATTGGCACAAAACCAACTCAACGATTTCAAAAGGCAGCCTTTGATCGTAAACCCGCTTTCCTTTGAAAGTCCCTCAATGGCAAAAGCGGATGTCAATGGTGATGGGAAAGAAGATATTTATGTGGGCGCCGGCGCCGGAGATGTATCAAAACTTTTCATCCAGCAAGCAAATGGCCAGTTTATCGTCAGCAACAATGGTGATTTTGCGCTTGACAAAGACAGTGAGGACAGCCATGCCGCCTTTGCCGATGTCAATGGAGATGGATTTCCAGACCTATATGTTTGTAGCGGAGGCTATGGCAATTTCATGCCTACCGACCCCAAACTCCAGGATCGCCTTTACATAAACGACGGAAAGGGCCAGTTTAAAAAGCAATCCTCTGCGCTGCCCAAAATGCTCACCAGCACCAGCTGCGCCACCTTTTTGGACGTAAATGGCGACCAGGCAATGGATATCTTTGTGGGAGGCCGAACAGTACCCGGAAGGTATCCGGAAACCCCACGCAGTTACTTGCTTGTCAATGATGGCCATGGCAAGTACACGGATCAGACCAGCACCATTTCCCCGGCCTTGACCCATCCCGGAATGATTACGGATGCTGCCGTAACGGACCTTAACCTCGACGGCCAGCCTGAACTTGTGACGGTGGGCGAATGGTTACCGATTCAGGTATTTGGCCTGGAGCAAGGCAAACTGGCAGAGGTCACGGACCAATACTTCGATAAAAAATACAGCGGATGGTGGAATACCATCCACGTGGCCGACCTGAATGGAGACCAAAAGCCTGATTTGGTTTTCGGTAATCAAGGCACCAACACACAAATCCATGCCAGTGATGATGAACCGGCCAGTCTGATCTACAAGGATTTTGATGAAAATGGTTCTTTGGACCCGATTTTATGCTGCTATATCCAAGGGGAAAACTATCCTTATGTCACCCGGGATGAGCTCCTGGATCAGATGGCCAAAATGCGCACGCGCTTTCCCGACTATAAGAGCTATGCTGACGCCAAGCTATCGGATATTTTCACCGAAGATGAGCTGGAAAACAGTCAGAAGCTCATTGCCAACCAACTGAAAACGGCGCTTTTCCTCAGCAATCCTTCCGGCAAATTAAAAATGGGTAAATTGCCTATCCAGACCCAAAGTGCTCCAGTGATGGCCATCGCCAGTGGAGACATGAACCGTGACGGGCATCAGGACCTGCTTCTCTGCGGAAATATTCAAAAGGCCCGATTACGTTTTGGGAAGTATGATGCCAATTACGGTTTGATGCTCTTGGGCGATGGAAATGGAAACTTCAAAAGCCTTCCCCAAGCTTCCTCGGGATTTGCCCTGAAAGGGGACGTGCGCAGCATCCTCCAATGCGGAGATCAATGGCTCTTTGGTATTAATCAAAAAGGGATTGTCGCCTATGCCCCTACCCAGAAAAAGTAA